Proteins found in one Deltaproteobacteria bacterium HGW-Deltaproteobacteria-18 genomic segment:
- a CDS encoding NADH-quinone oxidoreductase subunit B: protein MLKFMSKLAPRSPWIYRINAGSCNGCDVEMATAALIPRYDVERLGCKYCGSPRHADVVLISGPLTMRVRDRVLRVYDEIPHPKVTVGIGVCPVSGGCFRESYSVEADISRYIPLDVIVPGCPPRPQAIIDGIVKAVDVLRNRIEEGVCSRS, encoded by the coding sequence ATGCTCAAATTCATGTCCAAACTCGCTCCGCGCTCACCGTGGATTTACCGGATCAATGCCGGTTCCTGTAACGGCTGCGACGTGGAAATGGCCACGGCGGCGCTTATCCCGCGCTACGATGTGGAACGCCTGGGCTGCAAATACTGCGGAAGCCCGCGCCATGCGGACGTGGTCCTCATTTCGGGCCCGTTGACCATGCGCGTGCGCGACCGCGTCCTGCGCGTCTACGACGAGATTCCCCACCCCAAGGTCACCGTGGGCATCGGGGTGTGCCCTGTTTCAGGAGGATGCTTCCGGGAAAGCTATTCCGTGGAGGCCGATATCAGCCGGTACATCCCCCTGGATGTCATCGTTCCCGGCTGTCCGCCGCGGCCCCAGGCCATTATCGACGGCATTGTCAAGGCAGTGGATGTTCTGCGTAACCGCATTGAGGAGGGCGTATGTTCCCGTTCTTGA
- a CDS encoding 4Fe-4S ferredoxin, whose translation MFPFLKIMVRNLIQGPATDPYPFAPAQTPAKFRGCAEHDPEKCILCGICRHVCAPGAIQLRPSEDGSGMQFALWHNSCVFCGMCAHYCPTGALKMSTNWKLAHLGEERFDNAIANFIPFGQCAECGKRIQPRPKAITDRLGANNPDRFLLCPECKRTSVARLASEERRSHAQETI comes from the coding sequence ATGTTCCCGTTCTTGAAAATCATGGTCCGCAATCTGATTCAGGGCCCCGCGACCGATCCGTACCCCTTCGCCCCGGCGCAAACGCCCGCAAAATTCCGTGGCTGCGCCGAACACGATCCGGAAAAATGCATTCTGTGCGGCATCTGCCGCCATGTCTGCGCACCCGGCGCCATACAGCTGCGCCCCAGCGAAGACGGTTCCGGCATGCAGTTCGCGCTGTGGCACAATTCCTGTGTCTTTTGCGGCATGTGCGCCCATTACTGCCCCACCGGCGCGTTGAAGATGTCCACCAACTGGAAGCTCGCGCATCTTGGCGAAGAACGCTTCGACAACGCCATCGCCAATTTCATCCCGTTCGGCCAGTGCGCGGAATGCGGCAAGAGAATCCAGCCGCGCCCCAAGGCCATCACCGACAGGCTCGGCGCCAACAACCCCGACCGCTTCCTGCTTTGCCCCGAATGCAAACGTACCAGCGTGGCCCGGCTGGCGTCCGAAGAACGCCGCAGCCACGCACAGGAAACCATATGA